The following coding sequences lie in one Arabidopsis thaliana chromosome 3, partial sequence genomic window:
- a CDS encoding Late embryogenesis abundant (LEA) hydroxyproline-rich glycoprotein family (Late embryogenesis abundant (LEA) hydroxyproline-rich glycoprotein family; FUNCTIONS IN: molecular_function unknown; INVOLVED IN: response to desiccation; LOCATED IN: cellular_component unknown; EXPRESSED IN: 19 plant structures; EXPRESSED DURING: 13 growth stages; CONTAINS InterPro DOMAIN/s: Water stress and hypersensitive response domain (InterPro:IPR013990), Late embryogenesis abundant protein, group 2 (InterPro:IPR004864); BEST Arabidopsis thaliana protein match is: Late embryogenesis abundant (LEA) hydroxyproline-rich glycoprotein family (TAIR:AT2G01080.1); Has 168 Blast hits to 167 proteins in 14 species: Archae - 0; Bacteria - 0; Metazoa - 0; Fungi - 0; Plants - 168; Viruses - 0; Other Eukaryotes - 0 (source: NCBI BLink).), which produces MGSRDQKVKWSWSSALIGAASATAAASLLSAKPKDPTFHLISIDLTSLKLNLPVLDAELMLTVHVTNPNIAAIHYSSTKMTILYDGTVLGSAEVKAGSQPARSCQLLRLPARLDGMELAQHARQFFSDVANREMKLEAKLTIEGAAKVLWWDHSFRVHVDSFVTVDPVFLDVIGQENKSQMDLFLT; this is translated from the coding sequence ATGGGGTCAAGGGACCAAAAGGTAAAATGGAGCTGGAGCTCAGCCTTAATCGGAGCAGCAtcagcaacagcagcagctTCACTCCTAAGCGCCAAGCCAAAAGATCCAACATTCCACCTTATCTCCATAGACCTTACCTCACTGAAACTAAACCTCCCTGTCCTCGACGCAGAGCTAATGCTTACCGTACACGTCACTAACCCTAACATCGCAGCCATCCATTACTCCTCCACCAAGATGACAATCCTCTACGATGGCACGGTTCTTGGCTCAGCTGAGGTCAAAGCTGGCTCGCAACCGGCGAGATCTTGTCAGCTTCTCCGGCTACCGGCGCGTCTGGACGGTATGGAGCTTGCGCAACACGCGCGGCAGTTCTTTTCTGACGTGGCGAATAGAGAGATGAAACTTGAGGCTAAGCTTACTATTGAAGGAGCGGCTAAGGTTTTGTGGTGGGATCATAGTTTTAGGGTTCACGTGGATAGTTTTGTCACCGTTGATCCTGTTTTTCTTGATGTTATTGGTCAAGAGAATAAGTCTCAGATGGATTTGTTTcttacttaa